One genomic region from Capra hircus breed San Clemente chromosome 18, ASM170441v1, whole genome shotgun sequence encodes:
- the FBXO46 gene encoding F-box only protein 46 has translation MDRGGLLPFQLWCPRPFGTYSQNQPRPPSAALKPSACSEPGGGAEPEHGPAHSENTPPVLASDAPASQPAPLLSAAAAGDEGRVLLDTWYVIKPGNTKEKVAFFVAHQCGGGSRASSMKVKGHWGSDSSKAKRRRRCLESTKAPPDPGGQDGPPAAEGAPVSTGEDVDLLSVAEMVALVEQRAALALQSYPRPSTPAPVVFVSAEQGGPGKGLGSERRSGGGDCSRVAEAVAHFEAQRDNPPAKGLRKEERPGPGPGEVRIAFRISNGRESRAPDGSLPNGSGGRPGCAYPGSPGPGARAKDKITCDLYQLISPSRDALPSNVEFLLARADEASEGETPAPARPEDTPPAPPPPPARDCGASGFHVDVVVTGVVDECIFFGKDSTKNVKEETVCLTVSPEEPPPPGQLFFLQSRGPDGPPEPPPADSPTTAPGPDDAEGTADTSLCRLYRHVSHDFLEIRFKIQRLLEPRQYMLVLPEHVLVKIFSFLPTRALAALKCTCHHFKGIIEAFGVRATDSRWSRDPLYRDDPCKQCRKRYEKGDVSLCRWHPKPYHHDLPYGRSYWMCCRRADRETPGCRLGLHDNNWVLPCNGPGTGGGRAGREEGR, from the coding sequence atggACCGAGGTGGCCTTCTGCCCTTCCAGCTCTGGTGCCCTCGGCCCTTTGGCACCTACTCCCAGAACCAGCCACGCCCGCCTTCTGCAGCTCTCAAGCCCTCAGCCTGCTCCGAGCCTGGTGGTGGGGCGGAGCCagaacatggccctgcccactcTGAGAACACGCCCCCGGTCTTGGCCTCCGATGCTCCTGCCTCCCAGCCTGCCCCGCTCCTTTCCGCAGCCGCTGCTGGCGACGAGGGTCGAGTCCTGCTGGACACATGGTATGTGATCAAGCCAGGGAATACAAAGGAGAAGGTGGCCTTCTTTGTGGCCCACCAGTGTGGTGGGGGCAGTCGGGCCAGCTCCATGAAGGTCAAGGGGCACTGGGGCAGTGACAGCTCCAAGGCCAAGCGGAGGAGGCGCTGTCTCGAGTCTACGAAGGCTCCGCCCGACCCAGGGGGACAGGACGGGCCCCCTGCCGCGGAGGGGGCCCCAGTCTCCACCGGCGAGGATGTGGACCTGCTCTCTGTGGCCGAGATGGTGGCCCTGGTGGAACAGCGGGCCGCCCTGGCACTGCAGAGCTACCCGCGCCCTAGCACCCCAGCGCCTGTGGTCTTCGTGTCGGCTGAGCAGGGTGGGCCTGGCAAGGGGCTGGGATCTGAACGAAGGTCTGGCGGCGGGGACTGCAGCCGTGTAGCCGAGGCAGTGGCCCACTTTGAGGCCCAGCGGGACAACCCTCCGGCCAAGGGCCTCCGCAAGGAGGAGCGGCCTGGGCCAGGCCCCGGGGAGGTGCGCATCGCCTTCCGGATCTCCAACGGCCGAGAGTCCCGAGCACCGGATGGCAGCTTACCCAATGGGAGCGGGGGCCGGCCCGGTTGCGCCTACCCTGGCAGCCCAGGTCCTGGAGCCCGGGCCAAGGACAAGATCACCTGCGACCTGTACCAGCTCATCAGCCCGTCTCGGGACGCCCTCCCCAGCAACGTGGAGTTCCTGCTGGCTAGGGCAGACGAAGCCAGTGAGGGTGAGACCCCCGCCCCTGCCAGGCCCGAGGACACTCCCCCAGCGCCCCCGCCACCCCCTGCCCGGGACTGCGGAGCGTCAGGTTTCCACGTGGATGTGGTGGTCACAGGGGTGGTGGACGAGTGCATCTTCTTTGGCAAGGACAGCACCAAAAACGTGAAAGAGGAGACGGTGTGCCTGACTGTCAGCCCCGAGGAGCCACCCCCCCCTGGCCAGCTCTTTTTCCTCCAGTCCCGGGGGCCGGACGGGCCCCCCGAGCCTCCGCCAGCCGACTCACCGACCACAGCGCCAGGCCCGGACGATGCTGAGGGGACGGCCGACACCTCCCTGTGCCGCCTGTACCGGCACGTGTCCCACGACTTCCTGGAGATCCGTTTCAAGATCCAGCGGTTGTTGGAGCCGCGGCAGTACATGCTGGTGCTCCCAGAGCACGTGCTGGTCAAGATCTTCAGCTTCCTGCCCACGCGGGCCCTGGCGGCTCTCAAGTGCACCTGCCACCACTTCAAGGGCATCATTGAGGCATTCGGCGTGCGGGCCACAGACTCGCGCTGGAGCCGCGACCCACTCTACCGCGATGACCCTTGCAAGCAGTGCCGCAAGAGATACGAGAAGGGCGATGTGTCGCTCTGCCGCTGGCACCCCAAGCCCTACCACCACGACCTGCCTTACGGACGTTCCTACTGGATGTGCTGCCGCCGAGCCGATCGCGAGACCCCCGGCTGCCGCCTGGGTCTGCATGATAACAACTGGGTGCTGCCCTGCAACGGGCCGGGCACTGGTGGGGGCCGGGCTGGCCGCGAGGAGGGGAGGTGA